One genomic segment of Xyrauchen texanus isolate HMW12.3.18 chromosome 5, RBS_HiC_50CHRs, whole genome shotgun sequence includes these proteins:
- the dusp27 gene encoding serine/threonine/tyrosine-interacting-like protein 2 has product MMASAGESRSESHDQQVPDQDETASVKHVQSHYLRCPSPSFSMMSDRFSMISGSDASSIYMEPIHLSSAIAAKKIISEELKCREVSVSATPDSMRETAEQLMVEDLYNRVKDMIDDRSLYNTPCVLDIQRALVQDRLEAPFNAVDEVWPNIYIAEKSVAVNKARLKRLGITHIVNAAHGTGVYTGEVFYQGMNITYMGIEVDDFPEADISPHFRSCAEFLDDALLTHRGKVLVDSMMGVSRSAVLVAAYLMIFQNMSIMEALLEIRKKRVINPNEGFIKQLRQLNETLMEQRDEDDDETLSQCSVIDTRARLDEEESMFGVKADSIMVDEEEDSSSVMSSVASSAAAAALKAGILGGPSKPDIEVITDDPSLPGKDREDEDGDVDSMIREWQKRNEHYQSEDWWEAQLMCDSEDGESLLGEGKRLAVRPEDLESVTSEDVRVMKERIRRRPRRPASDAGSTTSCSSYADQWKQRLKEIEEQAAARYRLKETDDDTNSESSQKKIDDDVESILSDTSSMYNFCKKNKEHLTPLERWKIKRIQFGWNKKDGAAENGEQKEGETEAPATSLEDVNLTAYQTWKLKQQKKFGGEENKDEILEMSRSEDTATVKRRQRREELLERTRKTLEESQSVCGWETESALSGTSIPLSAFCAGAFPSASVTGDDNMSVLSGRSSVLSGCSRRSQPPVPQEPPPTPAPVIGPNGETMVNIANIQNWIANVVNETLIQKQAEMMIGGGLAPSRAGSVFSLGVGSTLGPGRGVDDDKVSMLSGATSSSVMSRIRAESVLSVGGKAQSVLSDGGRAESVLSAGGASNLSSVSGLGSRKSKITTTSVPLYSLFQDQVNLQKLNTMEKEIKADMRDKMASYEVKKITEDNKRSTLYKKKKQKEEDEDEEHERGYGKTNGLDDLMARPCEKPKPKRDFGRSGILNLPASASNPTSSVDEWLQNVRPPQSKTKVSLDGDTEPRMSRPSYEETSYEPETSEVDFPSRRSSISIDEDEGEEYGFSSRHLADADMDMGRDPSPEFNYQSRTSLPSTEQSYNGLSETTSYKTRRSYDEGGSYQEYSAKPKFTHTSLSENNETVRTTKTRQDEEEDEEISVFLAQIKQRARARVAEEMKEDEVLVAWKKQEESKSQTYSKKS; this is encoded by the exons ATGATGGCGTCGGCTGGAGAGAGTCGCTCTGAATCACATGATCAACAGGTTCCAGATCAGGATGAAACTGCTTCTGTTAAACATGTTCAGTCACATTACTTGCGCTGTCCGTCACccag TTTCTCGATGATGTCAGACCGGTTCTCTATGATCTCTGGTTCAGATGCATCGAGCATCTACATGGAGCCGATTCATCTGTCTTCTGCAATAGCTGCTAAAAAGATCATCAGTGAAG AGCTCAAGTGCAGAGAGGTCAGCGTGTCGGCGACCCCGGACAGTATGCGGGAAACAGCGGAGCAGCTGATGGTGGAGGATCTGTATAACCGGGTCAAAGACATGATAGACGACAGAAGTCTTTACAACACGCCATGTGTTCTGGACATACAGCGAGCGCTGGTACAGGACCGTCTGGAAGCGCCGTTTAATGCCGTCGATGAAGTCTGGCCAAACATCTATATAGCAGAGAA ATCCGTGGCAGTAAATAAAGCTCGTCTCAAGCGTCTCGGCATCACTCATATAGTGAATGCGGCTCATGGCACAGGAGTGTACACTGGCGAGGTGTTTTACCAGGGTATGAACATCACGTATATGGGCATCGAGGTGGATGATTTTCCTGAAGCGGATATCTCACCACACTTCCGCTCGTGTGCCGAGTTCCTCGATGATGCTTTACTGACACACAGAG GCAAAGTACTTGTGGACTCAATGATGGGAGTAAGTCGATCAGCTGTACTTGTAGCTGCTTACCTTATGATCTTCCAGAACATGAGCATCATGGAAGCACTGCTGGAGATCAGGAAGAAACGTGTCATCAACCCCAACGAAGGTTTTATAAAGCAACTGCGTCAACTTAACGAGACTCTGATGGAGCAGCGCGATGAAGACGATGATGAAACCCTCAGCCAGTGTTCTGTGATCGACACCCGTGCTCGCCTTGATGAGGAGGAGAGCATGTTTGGAGTTAAAGCTGATTCTATCATGGTGGATGAGGAGGAAGATAGCAGCAGCGTAATGAGTAGCGTTGCTTCATCTGCAGCTGCGGCGGCTCTGAAAGCAGGAATTCTTGGTGGACCAAGTAAGCCTGACATTGAAGTGATTACAGATGACCCTTCCCTCCCAGGAAAAGACAGGGAAGATGAAGATGGCGATGTGGACAGCATGATCCGAGAGTGGCAGAAGCGCAATGAGCATTACCAGAGCGAGGACTGGTGGGAGGCCCAGCTCATGTGCGACAGCGAGGACGGTGAGTCTTTGCTAGGCGAGGGGAAGCGTCTGGCAGTGCGACCGGAGGACCTGGAGAGTGTGACCAGCGAAGATGTGCGAGTGATGAAGGAAAGGATCAGGCGTCGTCCACGTCGACCAGCTTCAGATGCAGGATCCACGACCAGCTGCAGCAGCTACGCCGATCAGTGGAAGCAACGCCTTAAAGAGATCGAAGAGCAGGCGGCTGCACGATACCGACTTAAAGAGACTGATGATGACACCAACAGCGAATCAAGCCAGAAGAAAATCGATGATGATGTGGAGAGCATTCTCTCTGATACTAGCTCCATGTACAACTTTTGCAAAAAGAATAAGGAACATCTAACGCCGCTGGAAAGGTGGAAGATTAAGCGCATTCAGTTTGGCTGGAACAAAAAAGACGGAGCGGCAGAGAACGGGGAGCAGAAGGAGGGCGAGACGGAGGCACCAGCAACCTCCTTGGAGGACGTCAACTTAACGGCCTATCAGACCTGGAAACTGAAGCAGCAGAAGAAATTTGGTGGTGAAGAGAACAAGGATGAGATTCTGGAAATGAGTCGATCAGAGGACACGGCCACAGTCAAGAGACGACAGCGACGGGAAGAACTTCTGGAGCGTACAAGAAAAACGCTTGAAGAGAGCCAATCCGTATGTGGCTGGGAAACTGAGAGCGCTCTAAGCGGCACCAGCATCCCCCTGTCTGCTTTCTGTGCAGGTGCTTTTCCATCCGCAAGTGTAACAGGAGATGATAACATGTCTGTGCTGAGCGGAAGATCTTCTGTCCTGTCAGGTTGTAGCAGAAGATCACAACCTCCTGTGCCCCAAGAGCCTCCTCCAACACCTGCTCCAGTGATCGGTCCAAATGGAGAAACCATGGTCAACATTGCAAACATCCAAAACTGGATTGCCAATGTGGTGAATGAGACTCTTATACAGAAGCAAGCAGAGATGATGATAGGAGGAGGTCTCGCCCCGTCCAGAGCAGGATCAGTGTTTAGTCTGGGTGTTGGATCAACACTTGGTCCCGGTCGTGGAGTAGATGATGATAAAGTCTCGATGTTGAGTGGAGCAACTTCCTCTAGTGTAATGTCCCGCATTCGGGCAGAATCTGTGCTATCGGTGGGTGGGAAGGCCCAATCTGTGCTGTCTGATGGTGGTCGAGCTGAGTCTGTGCTGTCTGCTGGAGGAGCATCCAACCTCTCATCCGTCTCAGGGTTAGGCTCTCGAAAAAGCAAGATCACTACAACAAGTGTACCATTGTACAGCCTCTTCCAAGACCAGGTAAATCTTCAGAAACTGAACACCATGGAGAAAGAAATCAAGGCCGATATGAGGGACAAGATGGCATCATATGAGGTGAAGAAGATTACAGAAGACAACAAGCGCAGTACGTTATACAAGAAGAAGAAGCAGAaagaggaggatgaagatgaAGAACATGAGAGGGGTTATGGAAAGACAAATGGATTGGATGATTTGATGGCCCGTCCTTGTGAGAAACCTAAACCCAAACGAGATTTTGGCCGTTCAGGAATACTCAACCTGCCAGCTTCAGCGAGTAACCCCACCAGCAGTGTTGATGAATGGCTCCAAAATGTAAGACCTCCTCAAAGCAAAACAAAAGTGTCTCTTGATGGAGATACTGAGCCCCGCATGTCTCGGCCGTCATATGAAGAAACATCATATGAACCGGAAACATCGGAGGTTGACTTCCCAAGCCGCCGGAGCTCCATATCAATAGATGAAGATGAAGGGGAGGAATATGGCTTTTCATCCAGGCATCTGGCTGATGCTGACATGGATATGGGTAGAGATCCTAGTCCAGAGTTCAACTACCAATCTAGGACATCCCTGCCTTCAACTGAGCAATCATATAATGGCTTGAGTGAAACTACTAGTTACAAAACCAGGAGATCTTACGATGAGGGGGGTAGTTACCAGGAGTACTCAGCAAAACCCAAATTTACTCACACCTCACTGTCTGAGAACAATGAGACTGTGAGGACAACCAAAACAAGACAGGAtgaggaggaagatgaggaaatttcagtttttttagCTCAGATCAAACAGCGGGCAAGGGCACGGGTAGCTGAAGAAATGAAGGAGGATGAAGTTCTTGTCGCATGGAAGAAACAGGAAGAGTCAAAGTCACAGACTTACAGTAAAAAATCTTAA
- the LOC127643672 gene encoding keratin-associated protein 10-4-like isoform X3 — MCFLSLWSLTVLRYSAVCLSVSALLYHQCCLSVCLYLPFSIISTVCLSVCLYLPFSITSAVCLSVCLSVSALLYHQCCLSVCLSVCLCPSLSPVLSVCLYLPFSISSAVCLSVCICPSLSSVLSVCLSVCICPSLCLSLVMCFLSLWSLTVLRYSAVCLSVSALLYHQCLLSVCLYLPFSISSAVCLSVCICPSLSSVLSVCLSVCLSLPFSISSAVCLSVCICPSLSPVLSVCLSVCLYLPFSIISAVCLSVCLSLPFSISSAVCLSVSALLYHQCCLSVCPYLPFSIISAVCLSVCLSSCVSSVCVSDCTQVFCCRVVSV; from the exons atgtgtttcctcagtttgtggtctctgactgtactcaggtattctgctgtctgtctgtctgtatctgcccttctctatcatcagtgctgtctgtctgtctgtctgtatctgcccttctctatcatcagtactgtctgtctgtctgtctgtctctatctgcccttctctatcaccagtgctgtctgtctgtctgtctgtctgtctgtatctgcccttctctatcatcagtgctgtctgtctgtctgtctgtctgtctgtctctgcccttctctatctccagtgctgtctgtctgtctgtatctgcccttctctatctccagtgctgtctgtctgtctgtctgtatctgcccttctctatcatcagtgctgtctgtctgtctgtctgtctgtatctgcccttcactctgtctgtctctcgtcatgtgtttcctcagtttgtggtctctgactgtactcaggtattctgctgtctgtctgtctgtatctgcccttctctatcatcagtgct tgctgtctgtctgtctgtatctgcccttctctatctccagtgctgtctgtctgtctgtctgtatctgcccttctctatcatcagtgctgtctgtctgtctgtctgtctgtctgtctctgcccttctctatctccagtgctgtctgtctgtctgtctgtatctgcccttctctatcaccagtgctgtctgtctgtctgtctgtctgtctgtatctgcccttctctatcatcagtgctgtctgtctgtctgtctgtctgtctctgcccttctctatctccagtgctgtctgtctgtctgtatctgcccttctctatcatcagtgctgtctgtctgtctgtccgtatctgcccttctctatcatcagtgctgtctgtctgtctgtctgtctctcgtcatgtgtttcctcagtttgtgtctctgactgtactcaggtattctgctgtcgtgtagtctctgtttag
- the LOC127643672 gene encoding keratin-associated protein 4-3-like isoform X2, whose protein sequence is MCFLSLWSLTVLRYSAVCLSVSALLYHQCCLSVCLYLPFSIISTVCLSVCLYLPFSITSAVCLSVCLSVSALLYHQCCLSVCLSVCLCPSLSPVLSVCLYLPFSISSAVCLSVCICPSLSSVLSVCLSVCICPSLCLSLVMCFLSLWSLTVLRYSAVCLSVSALLYHQCCLSVCLYLPFSIISTVCLSVCLYLPFSITSAVCLSVCLSVSALLYHQCCLSVCLSVSALLYLQCCLSVCICPSLSPVLSVCLSVSALLYHQCLLSVCLSVCLCPSLSPVLSVCLYLPFSIISAVCLSVRICPSLSSVLSVCLSVSRHVFPQFVSLTVLRYSAVV, encoded by the exons atgtgtttcctcagtttgtggtctctgactgtactcaggtattctgctgtctgtctgtctgtatctgcccttctctatcatcagtgctgtctgtctgtctgtctgtatctgcccttctctatcatcagtactgtctgtctgtctgtctgtctctatctgcccttctctatcaccagtgctgtctgtctgtctgtctgtctgtctgtatctgcccttctctatcatcagtgctgtctgtctgtctgtctgtctgtctgtctctgcccttctctatctccagtgctgtctgtctgtctgtatctgcccttctctatctccagtgctgtctgtctgtctgtctgtatctgcccttctctatcatcagtgctgtctgtctgtctgtctgtctgtatctgcccttcactctgtctgtctctcgtcatgtgtttcctcagtttgtggtctctgactgtactcaggtattctgctgtctgtctgtctgtatctgcccttctctatcatcagtgctgtctgtctgtctgtctgtatctgcccttctctatcatcagtactgtctgtctgtctgtctgtctctatctgcccttctctatcaccagtgctgtctgtctgtctgtctgtctgtctgtatctgcccttctctatcatcagtgctgtctgtctgtctgtctgtctgtctctgcccttctctatctccagtgctgtctgtctgtctgtatctgcccttctctatctccagtgctgtctgtctgtctgtctgtatctgcccttctctatcatcagtgct tgctgtctgtctgtctgtctgtctgtctctgcccttctctatctccagtgctgtctgtctgtctgtatctgcccttctctatcatcagtgctgtctgtctgtctgtccgtatctgcccttctctatcatcagtgctgtctgtctgtctgtctgtctctcgtcatgtgtttcctcagtttgtgtctctgactgtactcaggtattctgctgtcgtgtag
- the LOC127643672 gene encoding keratin-associated protein 4-3-like isoform X1 has product MCFLSLWSLTVLRYSAVCLSVSALLYHQCCLSVCLYLPFSIISTVCLSVCLYLPFSITSAVCLSVCLSVSALLYHQCCLSVCLSVCLCPSLSPVLSVCLYLPFSISSAVCLSVCICPSLSSVLSVCLSVCICPSLCLSLVMCFLSLWSLTVLRYSAVCLSVSALLYHQCCLSVCLYLPFSIISTVCLSVCLYLPFSITSAVCLAVCLSVSALLYLQCCLSVCLYLPFSIISAVCLSVCLSVSALLYLQCCLSVCLYLPFSITSAVCLSVCLSVSALLYHQCCLSVCLSVSALLYLQCCLSVCICPSLSSVLSVCLSVSALLYHQCCLSVCLSLVMCFLSLCL; this is encoded by the exons atgtgtttcctcagtttgtggtctctgactgtactcaggtattctgctgtctgtctgtctgtatctgcccttctctatcatcagtgctgtctgtctgtctgtctgtatctgcccttctctatcatcagtactgtctgtctgtctgtctgtctctatctgcccttctctatcaccagtgctgtctgtctgtctgtctgtctgtctgtatctgcccttctctatcatcagtgctgtctgtctgtctgtctgtctgtctgtctctgcccttctctatctccagtgctgtctgtctgtctgtatctgcccttctctatctccagtgctgtctgtctgtctgtctgtatctgcccttctctatcatcagtgctgtctgtctgtctgtctgtctgtatctgcccttcactctgtctgtctctcgtcatgtgtttcctcagtttgtggtctctgactgtactcaggtattctgctgtctgtctgtctgtatctgcccttctctatcatcagtgctgtctgtctgtctgtctgtatctgcccttctctatcatcagtactgtctgtctgtctgtctgtctctatctgcccttctctatcaccagtgctgtctgtct tgctgtctgtctgtctgtatctgcccttctctatctccagtgctgtctgtctgtctgtctgtatctgcccttctctatcatcagtgctgtctgtctgtctgtctgtctgtctgtctctgcccttctctatctccagtgctgtctgtctgtctgtctgtatctgcccttctctatcaccagtgctgtctgtctgtctgtctgtctgtctgtatctgcccttctctatcatcagtgctgtctgtctgtctgtctgtctgtctctgcccttctctatctccagtgctgtctgtctgtctgtatctgcccttctctatcatcagtgctgtctgtctgtctgtccgtatctgcccttctctatcatcagtgctgtctgtctgtctgtctgtctctcgtcatgtgtttcctcagtttgtgtctctga